In Candidatus Eremiobacterota bacterium, a single window of DNA contains:
- the rfbG gene encoding CDP-glucose 4,6-dehydratase, with amino-acid sequence MTSIADSGFWNGRRVLVTGHTGFKGSWLCALLLRRGATVCGLALPPATTPSLWALAPYASYVEDRMVDVRNANGIDAALSEMRPQTIFHLAAQPLVRRGYAEPLLTYETNVMGTVNLLEAVRHTDSVDSVVVITSDKVYADAPRPGGYREDARLGGADPYAGSKAAAELVVETYRSAYFPRGNAPRIATARAGNVVGGGDFSADRLLPDAYRAIVAGVPLRLRHPEAVRPWQHVLDPLHGYLLLGEALAQHKIEGGAFNFGPDLTATAMEAAQQFVGAMGGNLASGIVPEPTSGAEHETAVLEVDSSRARQQLGWKPRWSPGAAIETAAAWYRDFIAGQRVEHLIARDLDAYAR; translated from the coding sequence ATGACGTCCATCGCCGATAGCGGTTTCTGGAACGGCCGCCGGGTCCTCGTCACCGGCCACACCGGGTTCAAGGGCTCGTGGCTCTGCGCGCTGCTGCTGCGCCGCGGTGCGACGGTCTGCGGGCTCGCGCTGCCGCCCGCGACGACGCCGAGCCTGTGGGCGCTCGCGCCCTACGCCTCCTACGTCGAAGACCGAATGGTCGACGTGCGCAACGCGAACGGGATCGACGCCGCGCTGAGCGAGATGCGCCCGCAGACGATCTTCCACCTCGCCGCGCAGCCGCTGGTGCGGCGCGGCTACGCCGAGCCGCTGCTCACGTACGAGACGAACGTGATGGGGACCGTGAACTTGCTCGAAGCGGTGCGGCACACCGACAGCGTCGACAGCGTCGTTGTCATCACCAGCGACAAGGTCTATGCCGACGCTCCACGGCCGGGCGGCTACCGCGAAGACGCGCGGCTCGGCGGCGCGGACCCGTACGCGGGGAGCAAGGCGGCGGCGGAGCTGGTCGTCGAGACGTACCGCAGCGCGTACTTCCCGCGCGGCAACGCGCCGCGAATCGCGACCGCGCGCGCCGGCAACGTCGTCGGCGGCGGCGACTTCTCCGCGGACCGGCTGCTGCCCGATGCGTATCGCGCGATCGTGGCCGGCGTGCCGCTGCGGCTGCGCCACCCGGAAGCCGTACGTCCCTGGCAGCACGTCCTCGACCCGCTACACGGATATCTGCTGCTCGGCGAAGCGCTCGCGCAGCACAAGATCGAAGGCGGCGCCTTCAACTTCGGCCCCGACTTGACCGCGACGGCGATGGAAGCGGCGCAGCAGTTCGTCGGTGCGATGGGCGGCAACCTGGCATCGGGTATCGTTCCTGAGCCCACCTCCGGCGCCGAGCACGAGACCGCCGTGCTCGAAGTGGACAGCTCGCGCGCGCGCCAGCAGCTGGGCTGGAAACCGCGCTGGTCACCGGGCGCGGCGATCGAAACCGCCGCCGCCTGGTATCGCGACTTCATCGCCGGCCAGCGCGTCGAGCACCTGATCGCCCGCGACCTCGACGCCTACGCGCGCTGA
- a CDS encoding glycosyltransferase family 2 protein: MSDERYPLISVLVPNYNYVKYVATAVDSALAQTYPNFEVIVSDNCSTDGAWELLNERYGTNPRVRLYQNEQNVGMARNFDRLLQLARGTYVMCLSSDDFLFPQHLTQLAEVFAREPQLDVVYCNAYFAHENGTVYTTRAMPGQFPVDFVDARDELVEEFTTVCPVCFPCALFKREVLQEPGLCGDPLNGQDARDWELIIRLALANKRFAYVARPSMAIRLHADQFTGDAYHSSGRNVLDFASYVERYIDHPEFVRRMRGRETGVARLLSALVAQAPALNGGVSPFESAQLERFAAIERRLHARAAVYEPARVRDSRVSVVVQTAGAPRPLLRALDSLTAQRFTNWEAVVVDHGGFPVEALLRAHPAWERISYARLSGGHNPGSARNLGLRMIRGEYVASLEADNVFEPDHLERSVDAIARFGALASFAGTRLVLERTNGAASVSEPLGESAPFGGEERDVARLEVAHALPLDAIVFYRGLLDRIGTFNEGVPLLDDWDFTLRLARAARFAPTGSASVGVGARIGLVAQRLGAALPHYLAVLDALYAAHPADARVTELRARHRANVANVLAAAPDWLGEPHGLVAFMDALGGRVPSSARATQLA, from the coding sequence GTGAGCGACGAGCGCTACCCGCTGATCAGCGTCTTGGTCCCGAACTACAACTACGTCAAGTACGTGGCGACCGCGGTCGACAGCGCGCTGGCGCAGACGTACCCGAACTTCGAGGTGATCGTCAGCGACAACTGCTCGACCGACGGCGCCTGGGAGCTGTTGAACGAGCGCTACGGCACGAATCCGCGCGTGCGGCTCTACCAGAACGAGCAGAACGTCGGAATGGCGCGGAACTTCGACCGCCTGCTGCAGCTCGCGCGCGGCACGTACGTGATGTGCCTCTCCTCCGATGATTTTCTCTTCCCGCAGCATCTCACCCAGCTCGCCGAGGTGTTCGCGCGCGAGCCGCAGCTCGACGTCGTCTACTGCAACGCGTACTTCGCACACGAGAACGGTACGGTCTACACCACCCGCGCGATGCCGGGCCAGTTCCCCGTCGACTTCGTCGACGCGCGCGACGAGCTGGTCGAGGAGTTCACCACCGTGTGCCCGGTGTGCTTTCCATGCGCCCTCTTCAAGCGCGAGGTGCTGCAGGAGCCGGGGTTGTGCGGCGATCCGCTGAACGGCCAGGACGCGCGCGACTGGGAGCTGATCATCCGGCTGGCGCTCGCGAACAAGCGTTTCGCCTACGTCGCCCGCCCGAGCATGGCGATCCGACTCCATGCCGACCAGTTCACCGGCGACGCGTACCACAGCTCGGGGCGCAACGTGCTCGACTTCGCGTCGTACGTCGAGCGCTACATCGACCATCCCGAGTTCGTGCGCCGCATGCGTGGGCGCGAGACGGGCGTCGCGCGGCTGCTGAGCGCGCTCGTCGCCCAGGCTCCCGCGCTCAACGGCGGCGTCTCGCCGTTCGAGAGCGCGCAGCTCGAGCGCTTCGCGGCGATCGAGCGGCGGCTGCACGCTCGCGCAGCCGTCTACGAGCCGGCGCGCGTGCGCGACTCGCGCGTCAGCGTGGTGGTGCAGACGGCCGGCGCGCCGCGCCCGCTGCTGCGCGCGCTCGATTCGTTGACGGCGCAGCGCTTCACGAACTGGGAGGCGGTGGTCGTCGACCACGGCGGCTTCCCGGTCGAAGCGCTGCTGCGGGCCCATCCCGCCTGGGAACGCATCTCGTACGCGCGGCTGAGCGGCGGGCACAACCCAGGCTCGGCGCGCAACCTCGGGCTGCGGATGATTCGTGGCGAGTACGTCGCCTCGCTCGAGGCCGACAACGTGTTCGAACCAGATCACCTGGAGCGTTCGGTCGACGCGATCGCGCGCTTCGGCGCGCTGGCGTCGTTCGCCGGCACGCGACTCGTGCTCGAACGGACGAACGGCGCGGCCAGCGTCTCCGAGCCGCTCGGCGAGTCGGCGCCCTTCGGCGGCGAGGAGCGCGACGTCGCGCGCCTCGAGGTCGCGCACGCGCTGCCGCTCGACGCGATCGTGTTCTACCGCGGGCTGCTCGACCGGATCGGCACGTTCAACGAGGGCGTCCCGCTGCTCGACGACTGGGACTTCACGCTGCGCCTCGCGCGCGCCGCGCGCTTCGCGCCGACCGGCAGCGCGAGCGTCGGCGTCGGCGCGCGGATCGGTTTGGTCGCGCAGCGGCTGGGCGCCGCGCTGCCGCACTATCTCGCGGTGCTCGACGCGCTCTACGCCGCGCATCCGGCGGACGCACGCGTAACCGAACTGCGCGCGCGCCACCGCGCGAACGTCGCGAACGTCCTCGCCGCAGCGCCCGACTGGCTGGGCGAACCGCACGGCCTCGTCGCGTTCATGGACGCGCTCGGCGGCCGCGTGCCGTCGTCGGCGCGCGCAACGCAACTCGCGTAA
- a CDS encoding dTDP-4-dehydrorhamnose 3,5-epimerase family protein: MDVIATSLDGVWKIPLRRARDERGWFVRTFDAAAFAALGLATAWLEHGEAYNARAGTLRGLHFQREPHAETKLIRCTRGVVYDVLVDVRPESPRFGDWEAFELSEDGEFALYAPPGFAHGYQTLRDGSALHYLISAPYAPAAAAGFRYDSPQLAIAWPLAPSVISERDRALPAFERSRVDP, encoded by the coding sequence ATGGACGTCATCGCGACCTCTCTCGACGGAGTGTGGAAGATCCCCCTGCGCCGCGCGCGCGACGAGCGCGGCTGGTTCGTGCGCACGTTCGACGCGGCGGCGTTCGCCGCGCTCGGGCTGGCGACCGCATGGCTCGAGCACGGCGAAGCGTACAACGCGCGCGCCGGAACGCTGCGCGGGCTGCACTTCCAGCGCGAGCCGCACGCCGAGACGAAGCTGATCCGCTGCACGCGCGGCGTGGTCTACGACGTGCTGGTCGACGTGCGGCCGGAGTCGCCGCGCTTCGGCGACTGGGAGGCGTTCGAGCTGAGCGAGGACGGCGAGTTCGCGCTCTACGCGCCGCCCGGCTTCGCGCACGGCTATCAAACGCTGCGCGACGGGTCGGCGCTGCACTACCTGATCTCGGCGCCGTACGCGCCCGCCGCCGCGGCCGGTTTCCGGTACGACAGCCCGCAGCTCGCGATCGCCTGGCCGCTCGCGCCGAGCGTCATCTCGGAGCGCGACCGCGCGCTGCCGGCGTTCGAGCGCTCACGCGTCGACCCGTAG